From Trichoplusia ni isolate ovarian cell line Hi5 chromosome 8, tn1, whole genome shotgun sequence, one genomic window encodes:
- the LOC113496333 gene encoding protein-lysine methyltransferase METTL21D-like, with translation MSYRKSYSQPNDHFSREIDIEVCLKTLKIYQKLEGDVNCVVWDASLVLAKYLETMSQNKSDFLSGMKVIELGSGLGVVGLTAATLGAQVTLTDLPEALPLLRKNINENKYKISSMGGYAIAEALIWGETSPLFDEKYDMVLLADCVYYEEAVDPLINTLKCLVNNSQDQPIVYLTQELRQTEAQKTMWTSFYDKLSDYFFIKQIPEEEQHVNYKSPDILLLKLSKK, from the exons ATGTCGTATAGAAAATCATATTCACAACCAAATGATCACTTCTCAAGAGAAATTGATATCgaagtttgtttgaaaacattgaaaatttaccaaaaattaGAAGGAGATGTGAATTGCGTAGTGTGGGATGCATCTTTGGTACTTGCTAAATATCTTGAAACCATGAGTCAGAATAAATCTGACTTTCTTAGTGGCATGAAAGTCATAGAATTGGGTTCCGGATTAGGAGTAGTTGGCTTAACTGCAGCTACATTAGG ggcACAAGTAACTCTAACAGACTTGCCAGAAGCCTTGCCATTGctacgaaaaaatataaatgaaaataaatacaaaatcagtaGTATGGGTGGTTATGCTATAGCGGAAGCTTTAATATGGGGTGAGACTAGTCCCCTTTTCGATGAGAAGTATGATATGGTTCTGCTGGCTGATTGTGTTTATTATGAAGag GCTGTTGACCCTCTCATAAATACACTTAAATGCTTAGTAAACAACTCTCAAGATCAgccaattgtttatttaacacaGGAACTGAGGCAAACTGAAGCACAAAAGACAATGTGGACCTCTTTTTATGATAAACtatctgattatttttttattaaacagatTCCTGAAGAGGAACAACATGTAAACTACAAAAGCCCTGACatacttttgttaaaattaagtaagaAGTGA